The Radiobacillus deserti genomic interval CATGGAATAAAAACAAGTGTCAGTCAGCCTGCTACCGTCTGCGGACAAATCATCATTTCTTAAAGTGCCTTCAAATACAAACCCAAGTTTTTCTGGGATAGCACGACTTTTAAGATTTGTCGATTCACACCTTATTTCAATTCTTCTAAATTTGATATTATTTAACCCAAAGTTTGCTAATTTCTCTACCGCTTCTGTCATATATCCATTACCGCTAAATTTTGTACGTATCCAGTACCCAATTTCACATTTAGGAATGTTCCAGTCAATCCCCTGAAGGCTAGTTGTTCCAATAAAGTCATTGCTATCTTTATCAAAGATAAGAAAACGAAAACTTTCTCTCTTTAAAAAATGGATGTGAGCATTTCTTAAATTTATCTCTGTTTCTTCAACAGTAGGAAGTTCTTGAGCAAATGGCAACCACGCTTTTAATTCATCAAAAGAGTCTCTAACTGCTTCGTTTACAATTTTCCCTTCTCCTGACTGAAGTGGTGCTCGAAGAATTAGTCTGTCTGTTTCTAATTGGAAAGGAACATCTAACAACAAAGGATT includes:
- a CDS encoding GNAT family N-acetyltransferase, yielding MNPLLLDVPFQLETDRLILRAPLQSGEGKIVNEAVRDSFDELKAWLPFAQELPTVEETEINLRNAHIHFLKRESFRFLIFDKDSNDFIGTTSLQGIDWNIPKCEIGYWIRTKFSGNGYMTEAVEKLANFGLNNIKFRRIEIRCESTNLKSRAIPEKLGFVFEGTLRNDDLSADGSRLTDTCFYSMIK